A stretch of Cryptococcus decagattii chromosome 7, complete sequence DNA encodes these proteins:
- a CDS encoding vacuolar protein sorting-associated protein 27, translating into MSWLWGSATNLQFEELAEKACSPLNLPYPQSEDIATALEVADMIRSKAVQPKIAMQSLKRRIASKNGRVQMYAIGLTDTCIKNGGDHFLLEVASKEFVDELSALIKATTTSPEVKQMLIKYFQQWALAFKSKSELSFFVEVYNELKASGITFPPPPAPVPSHLLTTTTAPAWVDSDTCMRCRSAFTFTNRKHHCRNCGLVFDQACSSHNMPLPKYGITEEVRVCDGCWTKAGKNKVDAPAPAVPGRTPRSRADLDADLQRAIELSLAESQPGQGRSHSHFTPSEPPLVHGTVQDEDEQMRLAIEASLRDMEARPSAPTGLGEAPEPEYRPLPTFDLSPRENETILTFSNTMDQMAAYGERDLRRFTHAHVLAGQANAVGERLRRNVEEKSTKQQMLMEMQDKLSQAVNLYGQILDGQQAYAAKRVQEEQARRYQQQQQSYYAQQYQPQAQLYSQYPPNSYQAFAPRQQVYQPPQPQPQAQAQHAPSLYPTMPYTTPNVASPQQQQVYPQQPHSSPYTQWPPAPSHVQPGLARQASVVVPPVSSPVPAGVQRQASMTYGAPIPVAEQSQRQQQQQYAAVPLFASGAAPVDIPSAPPPVDLSTHPSSPQKHSYVPSQPPAQSQYKSQPQEIQSQREMQYGASAPPPDSVGSYVSEGTVGSVKSVHEQEQVTLQTQPQSQSQASAQTQAQFQPQLQAQPQQNQYAPQAQLSGGVYNADSFPQPLPPTIFPDAPVDAPKGLEREEKEESLLIEL; encoded by the exons ATGTCATGGCTATGGGGAAGTGCTACAAACCTTCAGTTCGAGGAGCTTGCTG AGAAGGCATGTTCCCCTCTCAATCTGCCTTACCCTCAATCAGAAGACATCGCGACTGCCTTGGAGGTCGCGGATATGATCCGCTCAAAGGCGGTACAGCCCAAAATTGCAATGCAaagcttgaagaggaggatagCCAGTAAGAACGGGAGAGTACAGATGTATGCCATCGGG CTTACGGATACCTGTATCAAGAATGGAGGAGATCATTTCTTGCTAGAAGTAGCTAGTAAGGAGTTTGTGGATGAATTGTCAGCCCTCATTAAAGCAACA ACGACTAGCCCGGAAGTCAAGCAGATGCTCATCAAGTACTTTCAGCAATGGGCTCTTGCTTTCAAGTCCAAGTCGGAGCTATCCTTCTTTGTAGAAGTTTATAACGAGCTCAAGGCTTCTG GAATCACTTTCCCGCCACCCCCTGCTCCTGTcccttctcatctcttgACAACAACCACTGCCCCTGCATGGGTCGACTCTGACACCTGCATGCGCTGCCGCTCCGCTTTCACATTTACTAACCGTAAACACCATTGCCGCAACTGCGGTCTCGTATTCGACCAAGCGTGCTCCAGCCACAACATGCCTTTACCCAAATATGGAATCACAGAAGAAGTCCGAGTATGTGATGGCTGCTGGACTAAAGCTGGGAAGAACAAGGTTGATGCTCCTGCTCCCGCTGTCCCGGGTCGTACACCGAGGTCCAGAGCGGATCTTGACGCTGATCTTCAACGAGCCATCGAACTCTCTCTCGCGGAATCTCAGCCTGGTCAGGGCCGTAGCCATAGCCATTTCACCCCTTCCGAGCCTCCTTTGGTGCATGGTACTGTtcaagatgaggatgaacAGATGCGTCTTGCGATTGAGGCTTCCCTTCGTGATATGGAAGCTCGTCCATCAGCTCCAACGGGTCTGGGTGAAGCTCCAGAACCAGAATACAGGCCTCTGCCCACATTCGACCTTTCCCCGAGAGAGAATGAGACGATCTTGACGTTTAGCAACACGATGGATCAGATGGCGGCATACGGTGAGCGAGATTTGAGAAGATTTACACATGCACATGTGTTGGCGGGGCAGGCCAATGCGGTGGGCgagaggttgaggaggaatgtggaagagaaaagcACAAAACAAC AAATGTTGATGGAGATGCAAGATAAACTTTCCCAAGCCGTTAACCTATACGGTCAGATTCTCGATGGACAACAGGCTTATGCTGCTAAACGAGTGCAAGAAGAACAGGCAAGGAGGtatcagcagcagcagcaaagCTACTACGCCCAACAATATCAGCCGCAAGCACAGCTGTATAGTCAATATCCTCCTAATAGCTACCAGGCGTTCGCGCCTCGTCAACAAGTATAtcaacctcctcaaccGCAGCCCCAAGCCCAAGCTCAACATGCTCCCTCCCTTTATCCCACCATGCCTTATACTACTCCCAACGTTGCTTCCcctcagcagcaacagGTTTACCCTCAACAGCCCCATTCTTCACCTTATACCCAATGGCCTCCCGCGCCCTCGCACGTCCAGCCAGGATTAGCAAGACAAGCGTCGGTCGTTGTCCCGCCCGTTTCTTCACCCGTTCCTGCTGGTGTGCAAAGGCAGGCTTCTATGACTTATGGCGCACCTATACCTGTGGCCGAGCAATCCCAACgacaacagcaacagcaatATGCCGCTGTTCCTTTGTTCGCATCTGGGGCAGCACCAGTCGACATACCTTCCGCTCCTCCACCTGTCGATCTGTCCACTCACCCCAGCTCACCCCAGAAACACTCCTACGTCCCGTCCCAGCCCCCAGCCCAGTCCCAATATAAATCCCAACCGCAAGAAATCCAGTCACAGCGAGAAATGCAATATGGTGCGTCGGCTCCGCCACCCGACTCTGTAGGTTCGTATGTGTCGGAAGGGACGGTAGGAAGCGTCAAGTCCGTGCATGAACAGGAGCAAGTGACTTTACAGACTCAGCCCCAATCTCAGTCTCAAGCTTCCGCACAAACCCAAGCACAGTTTCAACCTCAACTGCAGGCTCAACCTCAGCAAAACCAATACGCTCCTCAAGCACAGCTCTCCGGGGGAGTGTATAACGCAGACTCTTTCCCTCAGCCGTTACCCCCAACCATCTTCCCAGATGCGCCGGTAGACGCGCCCAAGGGTTTGgaaagggaggagaaggaagaaagtTTGTTGATTGAACTTTGA